Proteins from a single region of Novosphingobium sp. CECT 9465:
- the gorA gene encoding glutathione-disulfide reductase produces the protein MAEQEFDYDLFVIGAGSGGVRASRIAASHGARVAVAEEYRIGGTCVIRGCVPKKLLVYGSHFAEELQDAANYGWTVEKMTFDWPTLRDAVLKDVDRLNSAYTTTLENNKVERFLERAAITGPNTVKLADSGREISARYILIATGAWPVMPEFEGSEHCITSNEVFHLDSLPKRVVISGAGYIAMEFAGIFNALGSHVTVVNRSETLLRGYDESLRDRLLQITMARGIQYRFNCPFERVEKQEDGTFHVFLGGQPDPIIADVVLVATGRRPKTDGLGLENAGIALGTRNEIPVDDTGKTACDSIYAVGDVTDRVQLTPIAIREGQAFADRMFGGKDTKISYDCIPSAVFSQPPLAGVGLTEAQARQAFGNEIKVYSSDFRPMKNIFGHRPERGLYKMIVDATTEKVLGIHMIGPDSPEILQAAAIAVKAGLTKADFDDTVALHPSMAEELVLMR, from the coding sequence ATGGCTGAGCAGGAATTCGACTACGACCTTTTCGTGATTGGCGCCGGTTCAGGCGGTGTCCGCGCCAGCCGGATCGCGGCAAGCCATGGCGCAAGGGTGGCAGTGGCCGAAGAATACCGTATCGGCGGAACCTGCGTGATCCGGGGGTGCGTACCCAAGAAGCTTCTCGTCTATGGCTCGCATTTTGCCGAAGAATTGCAGGATGCGGCCAATTATGGCTGGACAGTCGAGAAGATGACCTTCGATTGGCCGACGTTACGTGACGCGGTGCTGAAGGACGTGGATCGGCTCAATTCGGCCTACACCACCACGCTTGAAAACAACAAGGTCGAGCGCTTCCTCGAACGCGCCGCGATCACTGGTCCCAACACGGTCAAGCTGGCCGACAGCGGCCGTGAAATCTCCGCCCGATATATCCTGATCGCAACCGGTGCCTGGCCGGTCATGCCTGAATTCGAAGGCTCGGAACATTGCATCACCTCGAACGAGGTGTTTCATCTGGACAGCCTGCCCAAGCGCGTCGTCATTTCCGGCGCGGGCTATATCGCGATGGAATTCGCCGGCATTTTCAATGCGCTCGGCAGTCACGTAACGGTGGTCAACCGCAGCGAAACCCTGCTGCGCGGCTATGACGAATCCCTGCGCGACCGCTTGCTCCAGATTACCATGGCACGCGGCATCCAGTATCGTTTCAACTGCCCGTTCGAACGGGTCGAAAAGCAGGAAGACGGCACGTTCCACGTCTTCCTTGGCGGACAGCCCGATCCGATCATCGCCGATGTGGTGCTCGTCGCCACGGGTCGACGCCCCAAGACTGACGGCCTTGGCCTGGAGAACGCAGGCATCGCCTTGGGAACCCGCAATGAAATTCCGGTCGACGATACTGGCAAGACCGCTTGCGACAGCATTTATGCGGTGGGTGACGTAACGGACCGTGTCCAGCTTACCCCCATCGCCATCCGCGAAGGCCAGGCCTTTGCCGACCGCATGTTCGGGGGCAAGGACACGAAGATCAGCTACGATTGCATTCCCAGCGCGGTGTTCTCGCAGCCGCCGCTGGCAGGCGTCGGCCTTACCGAGGCGCAGGCCCGTCAGGCGTTTGGTAACGAAATCAAGGTCTATTCTTCAGATTTCCGCCCGATGAAGAACATCTTCGGCCATCGCCCGGAACGCGGCCTTTACAAGATGATCGTCGATGCCACGACCGAGAAGGTGCTCGGCATTCACATGATCGGCCCGGACAGCCCCGAAATCCTTCAGGCCGCCGCCATCGCGGTAAAGGCAGGCCTTACCAAGGCCGATTTTGATGATACGGTGGCCTTGCACCCCTCGATGGCCGAAGAACTCGTCCTGATGCGGTGA
- the pgi gene encoding glucose-6-phosphate isomerase: protein MTVAEAETFWTALEGLPRPTLKELFADPARLDAYATVLDLPGGPIRFDWSKTHLSLEVEALLGSIAAAMDFEGRRAALIEGEKINNTEGRAAEHTAQRGIGKDTSVEEAAALHARMQMLVEAIHDGALGEVKSLIHIGIGGSALGPALAIDALTRDGAKVAVHVVSNIDGCALEAAMKACDPATTMIALASKTFTTTETITNALSALDWLRDGGVSDPYGRVIALTAAPEKAVEWGVDETRILPFSETVGGRYSLWSSIGFPVAIALGWQGFAEFLEGAAAIDRHFIDADMNENVVVRAAFADLYYTQVRACQTRAVFAYDERLALLPDYLQQLEMESNGKRVHADGTPLTRASAPVTWGGVGTDAQHAVFQLLHQGTHLIPVDFLAVKTQGHDLDPAHHEILLSNCFAQGAALMAGKSSEDGARAYPGDRPSATILCDDLNPATLGALIAFHEHRTFVSAAMLGINPFDQFGVELGKAIAKQIESGGGEGFDPSTEALLAAAGIGG, encoded by the coding sequence ATGACCGTAGCGGAAGCCGAAACGTTCTGGACCGCACTCGAAGGCCTGCCCCGGCCCACGCTAAAAGAGTTATTTGCCGACCCCGCCCGGCTTGATGCTTATGCAACCGTGCTCGATCTTCCCGGTGGCCCGATCCGGTTCGATTGGTCGAAGACTCACCTTTCGCTCGAAGTAGAGGCGCTGCTTGGCTCCATCGCCGCTGCCATGGATTTCGAAGGCCGCCGCGCTGCGCTGATCGAGGGTGAAAAGATCAATAACACCGAAGGCCGCGCCGCTGAACACACCGCCCAGCGCGGCATCGGCAAGGACACGAGCGTAGAAGAGGCCGCTGCGCTTCACGCCCGCATGCAGATGCTGGTCGAAGCCATTCACGATGGCGCTTTGGGCGAAGTCAAAAGCCTGATCCACATCGGCATCGGCGGCTCGGCGCTTGGCCCGGCGCTGGCGATCGACGCACTTACCCGCGATGGCGCGAAAGTTGCCGTCCATGTCGTGTCGAATATCGATGGCTGTGCCCTCGAAGCCGCGATGAAGGCCTGCGATCCTGCCACCACGATGATCGCGCTTGCCTCCAAGACTTTCACCACCACCGAAACCATCACCAACGCATTGAGCGCGCTCGACTGGCTGCGCGATGGCGGCGTGTCCGATCCCTATGGCCGGGTCATCGCGCTCACCGCCGCGCCTGAAAAGGCAGTAGAATGGGGCGTCGATGAAACGCGCATCCTGCCGTTTTCCGAAACTGTCGGCGGGCGCTATTCGCTGTGGTCGTCCATCGGCTTCCCCGTTGCCATCGCGCTTGGCTGGCAAGGCTTTGCCGAATTTCTCGAAGGAGCGGCCGCGATTGACCGCCACTTCATCGATGCGGACATGAATGAAAACGTCGTGGTCCGGGCCGCTTTTGCCGACTTGTATTACACGCAAGTTCGCGCCTGCCAGACCCGCGCTGTCTTTGCCTATGATGAACGCCTCGCGCTGCTGCCCGATTATCTCCAGCAGCTTGAGATGGAATCGAACGGCAAGCGTGTGCATGCCGATGGCACCCCGCTTACCCGCGCCAGCGCGCCGGTCACCTGGGGGGGCGTCGGCACCGATGCCCAGCATGCGGTGTTCCAGCTGCTCCATCAGGGCACGCACCTGATCCCGGTCGATTTTCTCGCGGTCAAGACTCAGGGCCACGATCTCGATCCGGCGCATCACGAAATCCTGCTGTCCAACTGCTTTGCCCAGGGTGCCGCGCTGATGGCGGGCAAATCGTCCGAAGACGGTGCGCGCGCCTATCCCGGCGATCGGCCTTCCGCCACGATCCTGTGTGACGACCTGAACCCCGCCACGCTCGGCGCGCTGATCGCCTTCCACGAACATCGCACTTTCGTTTCGGCGGCCATGCTCGGCATCAATCCTTTCGACCAGTTCGGCGTGGAACTGGGCAAGGCCATCGCCAAGCAGATCGAATCCGGCGGCGGCGAAGGGTTCGATCCTTCGACCGAAGCGCTGCTGGCCGCAGCTGGCATTGGTGGATAA
- the lepB gene encoding signal peptidase I, translating to MNDTPQATPAPAPQPLAPMPPAKKEKKEDSFPVFLIKLVLVVAIFRSFIFAPFNIPSESMLPRLENGDYLLAAKWPFGFSKYSLPFSLPLIPGRVLASQPDRGDVVIFKAPPGNDVDYIKRVIGLPGDTVQMIGGTLHLNGQAVPKQRIADFVIPVSPNTDCLSPEFAVTEKDGTQTCHYPQYRETLPGGRAYNVLDLGYRPQDDSVPLVVPEGQMFLMGDNRDNSMDSRFPAMEGAGIGLVPQENLVGRAMVMMWSTDGSANWLLPWTWFSAARWDRIGGTF from the coding sequence ATGAACGACACGCCCCAAGCCACGCCAGCCCCTGCGCCACAGCCGCTGGCGCCGATGCCGCCTGCGAAAAAGGAAAAGAAGGAAGACAGTTTTCCCGTCTTCCTGATCAAGCTGGTGCTGGTGGTGGCGATCTTCCGCAGCTTCATCTTTGCACCCTTCAATATTCCATCGGAATCGATGCTGCCGCGGCTTGAAAACGGGGATTACCTGCTGGCCGCCAAGTGGCCCTTCGGGTTCAGCAAATATTCGCTGCCGTTCAGCCTGCCGCTGATCCCCGGACGTGTCCTGGCAAGCCAGCCCGATCGTGGTGACGTGGTGATCTTCAAGGCACCTCCGGGTAATGACGTTGATTACATCAAGCGCGTGATCGGCCTTCCCGGCGATACGGTGCAGATGATTGGCGGAACCTTGCATTTGAACGGGCAGGCCGTGCCAAAGCAGCGGATCGCGGATTTTGTCATTCCGGTCAGCCCTAATACCGATTGCCTTTCGCCCGAATTCGCGGTGACGGAAAAGGACGGAACGCAGACGTGCCACTACCCGCAGTACCGGGAAACGCTGCCGGGCGGACGCGCGTACAATGTGCTTGATCTTGGCTATCGCCCGCAGGACGACAGTGTGCCGCTGGTGGTGCCGGAAGGGCAGATGTTCCTGATGGGCGACAACCGCGACAATTCGATGGACAGCCGCTTCCCTGCCATGGAAGGCGCCGGAATCGGCCTTGTGCCCCAAGAGAACCTTGTCGGGCGCGCCATGGTGATGATGTGGTCCACCGATGGCAGCGCCAACTGGTTGCTGCCGTGGACGTGGTTCAGCGCAGCGCGCTGGGACCGCATCGGGGGCACGTTCTGA
- the rnc gene encoding ribonuclease III produces MGPHRGHVLSALSADAAAYIAALTGATPARTDLWAEALTHGSMGEARDYQRLEFLGDRVLGLVIADWLHEKSDAAEGKLSQRLNALVSRETCADVARAVALPGHIRLGKQARDDGGVQSDNILGDVMEALIGALFVERGFEAARDFVRKVWDKPMASGTGQRKHPKAALQEWAAGNRRKPPVYTLVSRDGPDHAATFTVSVTVNGVGEASARGSSKQEAETAAARAFMQAYA; encoded by the coding sequence CTGGGACCGCATCGGGGGCACGTTCTGAGCGCGCTTTCTGCCGATGCCGCCGCTTATATTGCGGCGCTGACCGGGGCGACCCCTGCCCGCACCGACCTTTGGGCCGAGGCGCTGACGCACGGGTCGATGGGCGAGGCGCGCGATTACCAGCGACTCGAATTTCTGGGCGACCGGGTTCTCGGACTGGTGATCGCCGACTGGCTGCACGAAAAGAGCGATGCCGCCGAGGGCAAGCTTTCGCAGCGGCTCAATGCACTGGTCAGCCGCGAGACGTGCGCGGACGTTGCGCGCGCCGTTGCGCTGCCGGGCCACATCCGGCTGGGCAAGCAGGCGCGCGACGATGGCGGGGTACAGAGCGACAATATCCTGGGCGACGTGATGGAAGCGCTGATCGGCGCGCTGTTCGTCGAGCGCGGGTTCGAGGCCGCGCGCGATTTCGTGCGCAAGGTGTGGGACAAGCCGATGGCTTCGGGCACCGGCCAGCGCAAGCATCCCAAGGCCGCCTTGCAGGAATGGGCGGCGGGCAATCGTCGCAAGCCGCCGGTCTATACTCTGGTATCGCGTGATGGCCCGGATCACGCGGCGACTTTCACCGTTTCGGTAACAGTCAACGGCGTGGGCGAAGCTTCAGCGCGCGGATCGAGCAAGCAGGAAGCCGAAACGGCTGCCGCGCGCGCATTCATGCAGGCTTATGCCTGA
- the era gene encoding GTPase Era yields the protein MTEKCGLVAVLGAPNAGKSTLVNSLVGQKVAIVSAKAQTTRARLMGIALAGETQIILADTPGLFEPKRRLDRAMVSAAWDGAQEADAILLVVDARKKKRDYLEPILASLKDRPERKILVLNKVDSTPKEPLLIMAEELSADAAFDEVFFISALTGDGVSELKQRLADLMPETAWHYPADQVSDASERLLAAEITREQLYRQLHDELPYDSTVRPEKYIHRKDGSIEIHQQIVISRESQRPIVLGKGGAKIKAIGEASRKELGELLETRVHLFLHVKVDERWADAREIYEEIGLEWVK from the coding sequence ATGACCGAAAAATGTGGCCTCGTGGCCGTGCTTGGCGCGCCGAACGCCGGTAAATCCACCCTCGTCAATTCGCTGGTGGGGCAGAAAGTGGCGATCGTTTCGGCCAAGGCGCAGACGACCCGCGCAAGGCTGATGGGCATTGCGCTGGCGGGTGAGACGCAGATCATCCTGGCCGATACACCGGGCCTGTTCGAACCCAAGCGGCGGCTAGACCGCGCGATGGTGAGCGCGGCGTGGGACGGCGCGCAGGAAGCGGACGCGATCCTGCTGGTGGTGGATGCGCGCAAGAAGAAGCGCGATTACCTTGAACCGATCCTTGCCAGCTTGAAGGATCGGCCCGAACGCAAGATCCTGGTGCTGAACAAGGTGGATTCGACGCCAAAGGAACCGCTGCTGATCATGGCGGAGGAACTTTCGGCAGATGCGGCGTTCGACGAGGTGTTCTTCATTTCCGCGCTGACCGGCGATGGCGTGTCCGAACTGAAGCAGCGACTGGCCGACCTGATGCCCGAAACGGCGTGGCATTATCCGGCTGATCAGGTTTCCGATGCCAGCGAACGCCTGCTGGCAGCAGAGATCACTCGCGAGCAACTGTACCGCCAGCTTCATGACGAACTGCCCTATGACAGCACGGTGCGGCCCGAAAAATACATCCACCGCAAGGACGGATCGATCGAGATCCACCAGCAGATCGTGATTTCGCGCGAGAGCCAGCGCCCGATCGTACTGGGCAAGGGTGGCGCGAAGATCAAGGCGATCGGCGAAGCATCGCGCAAGGAGCTGGGCGAATTGCTAGAAACCAGAGTACATCTGTTCCTTCATGTGAAGGTGGATGAGCGCTGGGCCGATGCTCGCGAAATTTACGAGGAAATAGGGCTGGAATGGGTGAAGTGA
- the topA gene encoding type I DNA topoisomerase, translating into MQLVIVESPAKAKTIEKYLGPGYKVLASYGHIRDLPPKDGSVRPDEDFAMDWELYGDKTSRVKAITDAAKTADRLILATDPDREGEAISWHVRELLKKRKALPKEVERVTFNAITKQTVTDAMKRPRELDQDLIDAYLARRALDYLFGFTLSPVLWRKLPGAKSAGRVQSVALRLIVEREREIEAFRSQEYWSVIARLEHLGTEFSARLVRFEGQKLDKLTLGDEGAALKAKALVESATFRVEEVETKPTRRNPYPPFTTSTLQQEAARKLGFSASHTMRVAQTLYEAGAITYMRTDGVQMDPSAISEARKAISDRYDGHYLPEKPRHYETKAKNAQEAHEAIRPTDFTKDRYGSGDEARLYDLVYKRAMASQMASANIERTTITLRDGTGKHELRATGQVIKFPGFLAVYEEGRDQKQDGDDEESGLLPAMNTGDTPAKRGVDATQHFTQPPPRYSEASLVKRLEELGIGRPSTYAATLQVLKDRNYVRTEKNRFFAEESGRLLTAFLERFFPRYVAYEFTAGMEDELDNVSGGRAEWKIVLADFWRDFKPKSDEVMENKPSEVMAELDEFLSDYLFPPREDGTDPRICPKCAEGRLSLRGGRYGAFVACSNYPECKFTRKFAQPGGADGEGGDDDGVLGKDPVTDLDVTRKTGRFGPYVQLGEGKEAKRASIPKDIGELDLEWALKLLGLPREVGTHPESGNPITASIGRYGPYLAHDGKYARLKSTAEVFETGMNAAVMLLAAAAAGAGGRGNRAAAEPLNTFGPHPTSGGEIKLMAGRYGPYVTDGTTNATLPKDKQPEALTLEEAITLIDERAAKGPPKGKKPAKKAPAKKAAATKAPAKNAPAKKAASAKNAPAKKAASAKTKAAAE; encoded by the coding sequence ATGCAGCTTGTCATCGTAGAATCTCCGGCCAAGGCCAAGACCATCGAGAAGTATCTCGGCCCCGGCTACAAGGTGCTCGCCTCCTATGGCCACATCCGCGATCTGCCGCCCAAGGACGGCTCTGTCCGCCCGGACGAGGATTTCGCGATGGACTGGGAGCTTTACGGCGACAAGACCTCGCGCGTGAAGGCCATCACCGATGCGGCCAAGACCGCCGACCGTCTGATCCTGGCGACTGACCCTGATCGTGAGGGTGAGGCAATTTCCTGGCATGTCAGGGAGTTGCTGAAGAAACGTAAGGCGCTGCCTAAAGAGGTGGAACGCGTCACTTTCAATGCGATCACCAAGCAGACCGTCACCGATGCGATGAAGCGTCCGCGCGAACTCGATCAGGATCTGATCGACGCCTATCTGGCCCGTCGCGCGCTCGATTACCTGTTCGGCTTCACGCTTTCCCCGGTGCTGTGGCGCAAGTTGCCCGGCGCGAAATCGGCAGGTCGCGTCCAGTCGGTCGCGCTGCGCCTGATTGTCGAGCGGGAACGCGAGATCGAGGCATTCCGCAGCCAGGAATACTGGTCGGTCATCGCGCGTCTCGAACATCTTGGCACCGAATTTTCCGCGCGCCTCGTGCGTTTCGAAGGTCAGAAGCTCGACAAGCTGACGCTGGGCGATGAAGGCGCGGCGTTGAAGGCCAAGGCGCTGGTCGAATCCGCCACGTTCCGCGTGGAGGAGGTGGAGACCAAGCCGACCCGCCGCAATCCCTATCCGCCGTTCACCACATCAACACTGCAACAGGAGGCGGCGCGCAAGCTCGGCTTCTCGGCCAGTCACACCATGCGCGTGGCGCAGACGCTCTATGAAGCGGGCGCGATCACCTACATGCGTACCGATGGCGTGCAGATGGACCCCAGCGCCATTTCCGAAGCGCGCAAGGCCATTTCCGACCGCTATGATGGTCACTACCTGCCGGAAAAGCCGCGTCATTACGAAACCAAGGCCAAGAACGCGCAGGAAGCGCACGAGGCGATCCGCCCCACCGATTTCACCAAGGACCGTTATGGTTCAGGCGATGAAGCGCGGCTCTACGATCTTGTCTACAAGCGCGCGATGGCCAGCCAGATGGCCTCTGCCAATATTGAGCGCACCACAATCACCCTGCGTGATGGCACCGGCAAGCATGAATTGCGCGCTACCGGCCAGGTGATCAAATTCCCCGGTTTCCTCGCGGTCTATGAAGAAGGCCGCGACCAGAAGCAGGACGGCGACGATGAGGAGAGCGGCCTGCTCCCGGCGATGAACACCGGCGATACCCCGGCCAAGCGCGGGGTTGATGCCACCCAGCACTTTACCCAGCCACCGCCGCGCTATTCGGAAGCCAGTCTGGTCAAGCGGCTTGAGGAACTCGGCATCGGGCGCCCGTCCACGTATGCCGCCACGCTTCAGGTACTGAAAGATCGCAATTACGTCAGGACCGAGAAAAATCGTTTCTTTGCAGAGGAATCGGGTCGACTTCTCACAGCATTTCTGGAGCGTTTCTTTCCGCGCTACGTGGCCTATGAATTCACCGCCGGGATGGAGGACGAACTCGATAACGTCTCTGGCGGACGGGCCGAATGGAAAATCGTGCTGGCCGATTTCTGGCGCGATTTCAAACCCAAGTCAGACGAGGTGATGGAGAACAAGCCGAGCGAGGTTATGGCCGAGCTTGACGAATTCCTGTCCGATTACCTGTTCCCGCCGCGTGAGGACGGCACCGATCCGCGCATCTGCCCGAAATGTGCTGAAGGCCGCCTTTCGCTGCGTGGCGGTCGCTATGGTGCATTCGTGGCTTGTTCGAATTATCCTGAATGCAAGTTCACCCGCAAGTTCGCCCAGCCCGGCGGTGCCGATGGCGAAGGCGGGGACGACGATGGTGTTCTGGGAAAGGACCCGGTGACCGACCTCGACGTTACCCGCAAGACAGGCCGGTTCGGACCTTATGTCCAGTTGGGTGAGGGCAAGGAGGCGAAGCGCGCTTCGATCCCCAAGGATATCGGCGAACTCGATCTCGAATGGGCGCTGAAGCTGCTGGGGCTTCCGCGCGAAGTCGGCACGCACCCGGAATCGGGCAATCCGATCACCGCCAGCATCGGCCGCTACGGTCCCTATCTGGCGCATGACGGCAAGTACGCGCGGCTCAAGTCCACCGCCGAAGTTTTCGAAACCGGCATGAACGCCGCCGTCATGCTGCTGGCCGCCGCCGCTGCGGGCGCTGGCGGGCGCGGCAATCGCGCGGCTGCCGAACCGCTCAACACTTTCGGTCCGCACCCCACATCGGGTGGCGAGATCAAGCTGATGGCGGGACGCTACGGTCCTTACGTCACCGATGGCACCACCAACGCTACGCTGCCAAAGGACAAGCAGCCCGAAGCGCTCACCCTTGAAGAAGCCATCACGCTTATCGATGAACGCGCGGCCAAAGGTCCGCCCAAGGGCAAGAAGCCTGCGAAAAAGGCGCCTGCCAAAAAAGCGGCTGCGACCAAGGCACCGGCCAAGAACGCTCCGGCCAAGAAGGCAGCTTCGGCCAAGAACGCTCCGGCCAAGAAGGCAGCTTCGGCCAAGACAAAAGCCGCAGCGGAATAG
- the plsY gene encoding glycerol-3-phosphate 1-O-acyltransferase PlsY, with product MSASVETLLPLVVGYLLGSVPFGLILTRLTGAGDLRAIGSGNIGATNVLRTGRKGLAAATLLLDMGKGIAAVLLARHVWPGSEALTAVAVVLGHCFPLWLKFRGGKGVATLMGVSLGLAWPIGLAYAVVWLSVLGVSRISSLGGMSAAVAAPVAAALLGDAPYVPALAFLAMLVVFLHRENIARLRAGTEPKVGGKK from the coding sequence ATGAGCGCTTCTGTGGAAACGCTCCTGCCTCTTGTCGTCGGCTACCTGCTGGGGTCCGTCCCCTTCGGCCTGATCCTCACCCGCCTTACCGGCGCGGGCGATTTGCGCGCGATCGGTTCGGGTAACATCGGCGCTACCAATGTCCTGCGCACCGGCAGAAAAGGCCTCGCAGCCGCAACGCTCCTGCTCGATATGGGAAAGGGGATCGCTGCGGTGCTGCTTGCCCGCCATGTCTGGCCCGGTAGCGAAGCCCTGACCGCCGTCGCCGTCGTGCTTGGCCACTGCTTTCCGCTCTGGCTGAAGTTCAGGGGCGGGAAGGGCGTCGCAACGCTGATGGGCGTCTCGCTCGGCCTCGCCTGGCCCATCGGCCTTGCCTATGCCGTGGTGTGGCTCAGCGTGCTTGGCGTCAGCCGCATCTCGTCGCTCGGCGGGATGAGCGCGGCGGTCGCAGCGCCGGTTGCCGCCGCGTTGCTCGGCGATGCGCCTTATGTCCCTGCGCTGGCGTTTCTCGCCATGCTCGTGGTGTTCCTCCACCGCGAAAACATCGCTCGCCTGCGGGCTGGAACCGAACCGAAGGTTGGTGGCAAAAAGTGA
- the murI gene encoding glutamate racemase, producing the protein MTGTDTAATGDPAAPVLLFDSGVGGLSVLRKVRDVLPQAPVIYVADNAGLPYGTKTEAQIAARVSGLLGRLTERLRPRLVCIACNTASTIALASVREVLEVPIVGTVPAIKPAAAMTRTGVIGLLGTAATIRQGYVDRLEAEFAADKRLLRHGAPELVAAAEAKLRGETVDSAVYARAAEALRAHPDGDRIDTVVLACTHFPLIEDELRKAFGPGVSFIDGSDGIARQIVFLTQGQEWRREAPDLALFTRGGIDVDQLGSTLEAHGLERVAIF; encoded by the coding sequence ATGACGGGGACAGACACAGCAGCGACAGGTGATCCGGCGGCCCCGGTGCTGCTGTTCGATTCGGGCGTGGGCGGCCTTTCGGTGCTGCGCAAGGTGCGCGATGTCCTGCCGCAGGCTCCGGTGATCTACGTGGCCGACAACGCAGGCCTGCCCTATGGCACCAAGACCGAGGCGCAGATCGCGGCGCGGGTTTCCGGGCTGCTGGGGCGGCTGACCGAACGGCTGCGCCCCCGCCTGGTGTGCATCGCCTGCAATACAGCATCCACCATCGCACTCGCATCGGTGCGCGAAGTGCTGGAAGTGCCCATTGTGGGCACCGTGCCTGCGATCAAGCCTGCCGCTGCAATGACCAGGACCGGCGTGATCGGATTGCTGGGCACCGCGGCAACGATCCGGCAGGGCTATGTCGACCGGCTTGAGGCAGAATTTGCCGCGGACAAGCGCCTGTTGCGGCATGGTGCGCCCGAACTGGTCGCGGCCGCCGAAGCCAAGTTGCGTGGCGAGACGGTTGATTCTGCGGTCTATGCACGGGCGGCCGAAGCGCTTCGAGCGCACCCGGATGGCGACAGGATCGATACGGTGGTGCTGGCGTGTACGCATTTTCCGCTGATCGAGGATGAATTGCGCAAAGCGTTTGGTCCCGGCGTATCGTTCATCGATGGATCGGACGGGATCGCCCGCCAGATTGTTTTTCTCACGCAAGGGCAGGAATGGCGACGCGAAGCGCCCGATCTTGCGCTGTTCACCCGTGGCGGAATCGATGTGGACCAGCTAGGTTCGACGCTCGAAGCGCATGGGCTTGAACGTGTTGCGATATTTTGA
- a CDS encoding MBL fold metallo-hydrolase translates to MSRFSKAVIVLLLMAGMMYYWLFVNAGPASAPIRRIDLAQIRQAAESLPGDKPTALEYATLASRLVPGAALAAGTGLRQVWTGVIVWRIVRPDGGIVIDSGFSRADAKERKFRHYDKRVEKLVGQWMEGARQIVFTHEHIDHVGGFLDYPRFDAIASKAIVSPELAQGMTALWRENAGRLPAPRKLAAIEAIAPGVVLIQTPGHTPGSQMIFVKLRNGREYLFAGDTGSLAANIIETTPRSRLLTDWLIQEDRVATIGWLKGLNDLREKNQSLVVLPSHDPLFLKATALQDGFAEAPALRRPTLAQ, encoded by the coding sequence ATGAGTCGATTTTCGAAGGCGGTCATCGTTCTGCTGCTCATGGCCGGCATGATGTATTACTGGCTTTTCGTGAATGCCGGGCCGGCCAGTGCCCCGATACGCAGGATCGACCTTGCCCAGATCCGCCAGGCTGCCGAGTCCCTGCCCGGCGATAAGCCCACTGCACTGGAATATGCCACGCTCGCTTCGCGACTGGTGCCCGGCGCCGCACTGGCCGCAGGTACGGGCTTGAGGCAGGTCTGGACAGGCGTGATCGTGTGGCGGATCGTCAGGCCTGACGGTGGCATCGTGATCGACAGCGGCTTTTCAAGGGCAGACGCCAAGGAACGGAAATTCAGGCACTACGACAAGCGGGTCGAGAAGCTGGTGGGGCAGTGGATGGAGGGTGCGCGGCAGATCGTGTTCACGCACGAGCACATCGATCATGTGGGTGGATTTCTCGATTACCCAAGGTTTGATGCCATTGCCAGCAAGGCGATAGTCTCACCCGAACTTGCACAGGGCATGACCGCGCTGTGGCGGGAAAACGCCGGACGATTGCCTGCTCCTCGCAAGCTTGCCGCAATCGAAGCCATTGCCCCCGGCGTGGTCCTGATCCAGACGCCGGGGCATACACCCGGATCGCAGATGATCTTCGTCAAGCTGCGGAATGGACGCGAGTACCTTTTCGCGGGGGATACCGGTTCATTGGCCGCCAATATCATCGAGACCACCCCTCGTTCCCGCTTGCTCACCGACTGGCTGATACAAGAGGACCGCGTTGCCACGATTGGCTGGCTTAAGGGCCTCAACGACTTGAGGGAAAAGAACCAATCCCTTGTTGTTCTGCCATCGCACGACCCGTTGTTTCTGAAGGCCACGGCGCTTCAGGATGGCTTTGCCGAGGCGCCCGCGCTGCGCCGACCGACGCTGGCCCAATAG